A genome region from Streptomyces pratensis includes the following:
- a CDS encoding N-acetylmuramoyl-L-alanine amidase, producing the protein MSSPMSASNFLKALKGEGLTVVQVGDWRTHNRNHKGPWGPVHGVMLHHTVTEGAARTVEICRDGHPGLPGPLCHGVITKDGRVHLVGYGRANHAGLGDDDVLRAVVAEKRLPSDNESNTDGNRHFYGFECENLGDGKDPWPAVQLEAVERAAAAVCRFHGWDAPSVVAHREWQPGKVDPRGFSMTGMRNRIHDRLK; encoded by the coding sequence ATGTCCTCACCGATGTCCGCCAGCAACTTCCTCAAGGCCCTCAAGGGCGAGGGGCTCACCGTCGTCCAGGTCGGCGACTGGCGTACGCACAACCGCAACCACAAGGGCCCATGGGGGCCGGTGCACGGCGTGATGCTCCACCACACCGTCACGGAGGGCGCCGCCCGGACCGTGGAGATCTGCCGCGACGGACACCCGGGGCTGCCCGGCCCGCTCTGCCACGGCGTGATCACCAAGGACGGCAGGGTCCATCTGGTCGGCTACGGCCGCGCCAACCACGCCGGCCTCGGCGACGACGACGTACTGCGCGCCGTCGTCGCCGAGAAACGCCTGCCGTCGGACAACGAGTCCAACACCGACGGGAACCGTCACTTCTACGGCTTCGAGTGCGAGAACCTCGGCGACGGGAAGGACCCCTGGCCCGCCGTCCAGCTGGAGGCCGTCGAGAGGGCCGCCGCGGCGGTCTGCCGCTTCCACGGCTGGGACGCCCCCTCGGTCGTCGCACACCGGGAGTGGCAGCCTGGGAAGGTCGACCCGCGCGGCTTCTCGATGACGGGTATGCGCAACCGCATCCACGACCGGCTGAAGTAG
- a CDS encoding UBP-type zinc finger domain-containing protein, whose protein sequence is MSECPHVSELPRPEPAPLSDTCPECLAAGTHPVQLRLCLVCGHVGCCDSSPLKHATAHFEATGHPVMRSFECTESWSWCFVDGSIV, encoded by the coding sequence ATGAGTGAGTGCCCCCACGTATCCGAACTGCCGCGCCCCGAGCCCGCCCCGCTCAGCGACACCTGTCCGGAATGTCTTGCGGCCGGTACGCATCCCGTGCAGCTGCGGCTCTGCCTGGTCTGCGGGCACGTCGGGTGCTGTGATTCCTCGCCCCTGAAGCACGCCACGGCGCACTTCGAGGCGACCGGGCACCCGGTGATGCGCAGCTTCGAGTGCACGGAGAGCTGGAGCTGGTGCTTCGTGGACGGTTCGATCGTCTGA
- a CDS encoding Na+/H+ antiporter, producing MDALPLVALVAASTAVAGAARRTPVPAPLLLVAAGLLASYLPGVPSYTLDAHIVLPLLLPPLLYTAAVDSSYLDLRANLRPVALLSVGYVLFATVAVGWLAYLLVPDLPLAAALVLGAVVAPPDAVTAAAIARRVGLPARVTTILQGESLVNDATAITAFKVALAAAVGAGMSWGEGATEFALASVGGIGVGLLLMVPLHWLRTHLKEALLQNTLSLLIPFVAYAAAERVHASGVLAVVVVALYLGHRSWQVDFATRLQEAAVWKMVAFVLESAVFALIGLQLPFVLRGLGAYGVAEAFGYAALVFVAVVVVRFVWVYPASYLPALLSRRIKEREGAPPWTSPLIIGWAGMRGVVSLAIAFSIPMVTHDGSDFPARNLVLFLTFTTVIGTLVVQGLSLPLLVRVLKLPGRSERAETLAEAQAQNEASTAADARLDALTADPRNALPDPLTQRLRAVMERRRNAVWERLGAANPVTGESADDTYRRLAREMIAAEREVFVRLRDERRIDDEMLRALLRRLDLEEAAAYRESDGA from the coding sequence ATGGACGCACTGCCGCTGGTGGCACTTGTCGCGGCGAGCACGGCGGTCGCGGGGGCCGCCCGCCGCACACCGGTGCCCGCGCCGCTGCTGCTGGTCGCGGCCGGACTGCTGGCCTCCTACCTGCCGGGAGTGCCGAGCTACACGCTGGACGCGCACATCGTGCTGCCCCTGCTGCTGCCGCCGTTGCTGTACACGGCTGCTGTCGACAGCTCGTACCTCGACCTGCGGGCGAACCTGCGGCCGGTCGCCCTGCTCTCCGTGGGGTACGTGCTCTTCGCGACGGTCGCCGTGGGGTGGCTGGCCTACCTCCTCGTGCCGGACCTGCCCCTGGCCGCCGCGCTGGTGCTCGGCGCGGTGGTCGCCCCGCCGGACGCCGTCACGGCCGCGGCGATCGCCCGCAGGGTGGGCCTGCCCGCGAGGGTCACCACGATCCTTCAGGGTGAGTCCCTGGTGAACGACGCCACCGCGATCACCGCCTTCAAGGTGGCCCTCGCCGCGGCCGTAGGCGCGGGCATGAGCTGGGGCGAGGGGGCCACCGAATTCGCCCTGGCGTCCGTCGGCGGCATCGGCGTAGGCCTGTTGCTGATGGTGCCGCTGCACTGGCTGCGCACGCACCTCAAGGAGGCGTTGCTCCAGAACACCCTGTCGCTGCTGATCCCCTTCGTCGCCTACGCGGCGGCGGAGCGGGTGCACGCCTCCGGCGTGCTCGCCGTGGTCGTCGTCGCGCTCTACCTGGGACACCGCTCCTGGCAGGTCGACTTCGCGACTCGGCTCCAGGAGGCGGCCGTCTGGAAGATGGTCGCGTTCGTCCTGGAGTCCGCGGTCTTCGCGCTCATCGGGCTGCAGCTGCCCTTCGTGCTCCGGGGCCTGGGCGCGTACGGAGTGGCGGAGGCATTCGGCTACGCGGCCCTCGTGTTCGTGGCCGTGGTCGTGGTGCGCTTCGTCTGGGTGTACCCGGCGAGCTACCTGCCGGCCCTGCTCTCCAGGCGCATCAAGGAGCGTGAGGGGGCGCCGCCCTGGACCTCGCCCCTGATCATCGGCTGGGCCGGGATGCGGGGCGTCGTCTCGCTCGCCATCGCGTTCTCCATCCCCATGGTCACGCACGACGGGTCGGATTTCCCCGCACGCAACCTGGTGCTGTTCCTGACCTTCACCACCGTCATCGGGACCCTGGTCGTCCAAGGGCTCAGCCTGCCCCTCCTGGTGCGCGTCCTGAAGCTTCCCGGGCGCAGCGAGCGCGCCGAGACGCTGGCCGAGGCCCAGGCGCAGAACGAGGCGTCCACGGCCGCGGACGCGCGCCTGGACGCGTTGACGGCCGATCCCCGCAACGCGCTGCCCGACCCCCTCACCCAGCGTCTGCGCGCGGTCATGGAGCGGCGGCGCAACGCCGTGTGGGAGCGGCTCGGAGCGGCCAACCCGGTCACCGGCGAGTCGGCGGACGACACCTACCGGCGGCTGGCGAGGGAGATGATCGCTGCCGAGCGCGAGGTCTTCGTACGCCTACGGGACGAGCGGCGGATCGACGACGAGATGCTGCGGGCCCTGCTGCGGCGGCTGGACCTGGAGGAGGCCGCCGCCTACCGCGAGTCGGACGGCGCGTGA
- a CDS encoding 1-aminocyclopropane-1-carboxylate deaminase/D-cysteine desulfhydrase: protein MDSEALDLSRLQPVLPSPLQPAEDDRFARHGVTLLLKRDDLIHPDLPGNKWRKLSPNLRATAGRTVLTFGGAYSNHLRATAAAGRLLGFPTVGVVRGDELAHRALNPSLARCAADGMRLHFMDRATYREKAAPRVLEGLLSLFGDCVVIPEGGSNALAAQGCTELGHELRGPTGTVAVACGTGGTLAGLAAGLGPGQRALGVPVLRGGFLGEAVRGLQREAFGAPAGQWSLDERFHFGGYARTTPELHAFADDFEDRHGLPVERLYVAKLLYGLTVLAGEGAFARGTTVTAVVTGRPWDGGGPGHAPSDSR from the coding sequence ATGGACTCCGAAGCACTCGACCTCTCCCGGCTGCAGCCGGTGCTCCCCTCACCCCTGCAGCCGGCCGAGGACGATCGCTTCGCGCGGCACGGCGTGACGCTGCTGCTCAAACGCGACGACCTGATCCACCCGGACCTGCCGGGCAACAAGTGGCGCAAACTCTCCCCCAACCTCCGGGCCACGGCCGGCCGCACCGTACTGACCTTCGGCGGCGCCTACTCGAACCACCTCCGCGCCACGGCTGCCGCGGGACGCCTGCTGGGCTTCCCCACCGTCGGCGTCGTACGGGGCGACGAGCTGGCCCACCGGGCGCTGAACCCCTCCCTCGCCCGCTGCGCCGCCGACGGCATGCGTCTGCACTTCATGGACCGCGCGACCTACCGCGAGAAGGCCGCTCCCCGGGTCCTGGAAGGCCTGCTGAGCCTCTTCGGGGACTGCGTGGTCATCCCGGAAGGCGGCAGCAACGCGCTCGCCGCGCAGGGCTGCACAGAGCTCGGCCACGAACTGCGCGGCCCGACCGGCACCGTGGCGGTCGCCTGCGGCACCGGCGGCACCCTGGCCGGGCTCGCCGCCGGGCTCGGCCCCGGGCAGCGTGCCCTGGGCGTCCCCGTCCTCCGGGGCGGCTTCCTGGGGGAGGCGGTGCGCGGTCTGCAGCGAGAGGCGTTCGGCGCCCCCGCCGGGCAGTGGTCACTGGACGAACGCTTCCACTTCGGCGGATACGCGCGGACCACTCCGGAGCTGCACGCCTTCGCCGACGACTTCGAGGACCGGCACGGCCTGCCCGTCGAGCGGCTCTATGTGGCCAAACTCCTGTACGGGCTGACCGTGCTGGCCGGGGAGGGCGCGTTCGCCCGGGGCACCACGGTCACCGCGGTCGTCACCGGCCGGCCGTGGGACGGCGGGGGCCCCGGTCACGCGCCGTCCGACTCGCGGTAG